A single window of Cataglyphis hispanica isolate Lineage 1 chromosome 2, ULB_Chis1_1.0, whole genome shotgun sequence DNA harbors:
- the LOC126858962 gene encoding RNA-splicing ligase RtcB homolog codes for MVVRQYQEELKYLEKIDECCWRIKKGFQPNMNVEGVFYVNNTLERLMFDELRNACRPGAVGGFLPGMKQIANVAALPGIVWRSIGLPDVHSGYGFAIGNMAAFDMDDPKSIVSPGGVGFDINCGVRLLRTNLFEKDILPVKEQLAQSMFDHIPVGVGSKGIIPMNARDLEEALEMGMDWSLREGYIWAEDKEHCEEYGRMLNADPSKVSMRAKKRGLPQLGTLGAGNHYAEIQVVDEIYDKWAACKMGIEEKGQICVMIHSGSRGFGHQVATDALVQMEKAMKRDNIETNDRQLACAHIKSQEGQDYLKAMAAAANFAWVNRSSMTFLTRQAFAKQFNSSPDDLDMHVIYDVSHNIAKIEEHMVDGKQKTLLVHRKGSTRAFPPHHPLIPVDYQLTGQPVLIGGTMGTCSYVLTGTEQGMKETFGSTCHGAGRALSRAKSRRNLDYKQVLEKLEQLGISIRVASPKLVMEEAPESYKNVTDVVNTCHAAGISKKCIKLRPIAVIKG; via the exons ATGGTTGTGCGACAATATCAAGAAgaacttaaatatttagaaaaaatagatgaaTGTTGTTGGAGAATCAAAAAAGGCTTCCAACCTAAtatgaat gtTGAAGGAGTATTTTATGTGAACAATACATTGGAACGTTTAATGTTTGATGAGTTGCGCAATGCATGTCGGCCAGGTGCAGTTGGAGGTTTCCTTCCTGGAATGAAACAGATTGCTAATGTTGCAGCTCTGCCTGGTATTGTATGGAGATCTATTGGATTACCAGATGTACATTCTGGATATGGCTTTGCTATTG GTAATATGGCAGCATTTGACATGGATGACCCAAAATCAATTGTATCACCTGGTGGTGTtggttttgatataaattgcgGTGTTCGTCTATTGcgaacaaatttatttgaaaaggaCATTCTACCTGTAAAA GAACAACTTGCACAAAGTATGTTTGATCATATCCCAGTTGGTGTTGGATCTAAAGGAATTATACCAATGAATGCACGAGATTTAGAGGAGGCATTAGAAATGGGAATGGATTGGTCTTTGAGGGAAG GCTACATTTGGGCTGAAGATAAGGAACACTGTGAAGAATATGGAAGAATGCTTAACGCTGATCCATCAAAAGTATCAATGAGAGCTAAGAAACGTGGACTTCCTCAA TTAGGTACATTAGGAGCTGGAAATCATTATGCAGAGATTCAGGTGGTagatgaaatatatgataagtGGGCTGCATGTAAAATGGGTATCGAAGAAAAAGGCCAAATTTGTGTTATGATTCATTCAGGAAGCAGAGGATTTGGCCATCAAGTTGCGACag atGCACTTGTGCAAATGGAAAAGGCTATGAAGCGTGATAACATAGAAACCAATGATAGGCAGCTTGCATGTGCTCATATTAAATCTCAAGAAGGCCAAGATTACCTAAAGGCGATGGCAGCTGCTGCTAATTTTGCATGGGTTAACAGGAGTTCTATGACATTTCTTACTCGACAg GCGTTTGCAAAACAATTCAACTCATCTCCCGATGATTTAGATATGCATGTTATTTATGATGTTTCTCACAATATTGCCAAAATAGAAGAGCACATGGTTGATGGAAAACAAAAGACACTTTTAGTTCATAGAAAA GGATCAACAAGAGCGTTTCCACCACATCATCCTTTGATTCCTGTGGATTATCAGTTGACAGGCCAACCAGTTTTAATTGGTGGTACTATGGGAACCTGCAGTTATGTTCTAACTGGTACAGAACAGGGTATGAAAGAAACTTTTGGATCAACGTGTCATGGTGCt ggTCGTGCTCTTTCAAGAGCAAAATCACGTAGAAACTTGGATTATAAACAAGTTCTGGAAAAATTGGAACAGTTAGGCATATCGATTCGAGTTGCTTCACCAAAATTGGTCATGGAAGAAGCGCCGGAATCctataaaaatgtaacggATGTTGTTAATACTTGTCATGCAGCTGGAATCTCCAAGAAATGCATTAAGCTTCGGCCAATTGCAGTCATTAAGGGATAA